Proteins co-encoded in one Mycobacterium mantenii genomic window:
- a CDS encoding MBL fold metallo-hydrolase, which yields MQLTHFGHSCLLAEFDHTRVLFDPGTFAHGFEGITGLTAILITHQHPDHVDAKRLPALLEGNPDAALYADPQTAAQLGAPCREVHVGDELQIGELTVRAVGGKHAVIHPEIPVIENISFLVGDADHRARLMHPGDALYVPDEPVDVLATPAAAPWMKVSEAVDYLRAVAPARAVPIHQGIIAPDARGIYYGRLTEMTTTDFQVLPEEDAVTF from the coding sequence ATGCAACTGACGCATTTCGGCCATTCGTGCCTACTTGCCGAGTTCGACCACACCCGCGTGCTCTTTGACCCCGGTACCTTCGCGCACGGCTTCGAGGGAATCACCGGCCTAACCGCCATCCTGATCACCCATCAGCATCCCGACCATGTCGACGCCAAACGGCTGCCCGCATTGCTCGAGGGTAACCCGGACGCGGCGCTTTATGCCGACCCACAGACCGCCGCGCAATTGGGCGCGCCCTGCCGCGAGGTCCACGTCGGCGACGAACTGCAGATCGGCGAGCTGACGGTTCGCGCCGTCGGCGGCAAACATGCGGTCATTCACCCGGAAATCCCTGTGATAGAGAACATTTCGTTTTTGGTGGGCGATGCCGACCATCGTGCGCGATTGATGCATCCCGGCGACGCGCTGTACGTGCCCGACGAGCCGGTGGACGTGTTGGCCACGCCGGCGGCCGCACCGTGGATGAAGGTGTCCGAAGCCGTCGATTACCTGCGTGCGGTGGCACCGGCGCGTGCCGTTCCGATCCACCAGGGGATCATCGCCCCGGATGCGCGGGGCATCTACTACGGACGGCTCACCGAGATGACCACCACCGACTTCCAGGTGCTACCCGAAGAAGACGCCGTCACGTTCTAG
- a CDS encoding DHA2 family efflux MFS transporter permease subunit — protein MLSGAMQKTRSAALTVPLPTTPGPSLRSDEYPDKLDAALFRIAGVCGLACIMAVLDSTVVAVAQRTFIAQFGATQAIVSWTIAGYMLAFATVIPITGWAADRFGTKRLFMGSVLVFTLGSLLCAVAPNILLLILFRVIQGIGGGMLLPLSFVILTREAGPKRVGRLMAVGGIPILFGPIGGPILGGWLIGAYGWKWIFLINLPIGLTAFALAAIMFPKDRSAPSEALDITGALLLSPGVAIFLCGVCSIPGRHTIADRYVLGPALVGLALIAAFILHAWYRTDHPLIDLRLFRNPVVTHVNVTLLVFGAASVGIGLLVPSFFQIAGHETPMQSGLHMLPIGIGAVLTMPLGGAVMDKRGPGNIVLIGLPLMTVGLGVFTYGVATRAAYSPVLVTGLAIVGLGIGLTTTPLSAAVMQALAPHQVARGTTLLSVNQQVGGSIGAALMAVILTNQFNRNETLMAANEVSGVRAGAGKRGLPADPSAVPGHPLTPDLASHVSHHLAHAYTTVFVIAAVLVAFTIIPASFLPKKPPSLPSGE, from the coding sequence ATGCTCAGCGGCGCCATGCAGAAGACCCGTTCCGCAGCTCTCACCGTCCCGTTGCCCACCACTCCGGGACCGTCCCTGCGCTCCGACGAGTACCCCGACAAGCTTGACGCCGCGCTGTTCCGGATCGCCGGAGTGTGCGGGCTGGCCTGCATCATGGCGGTGCTGGACAGCACGGTCGTCGCCGTCGCGCAGCGCACCTTCATCGCGCAATTCGGGGCCACCCAGGCCATCGTCTCGTGGACGATCGCCGGCTACATGCTCGCGTTCGCGACCGTCATCCCGATTACCGGGTGGGCGGCGGATCGGTTCGGCACCAAACGCCTGTTCATGGGTTCGGTCCTGGTGTTCACGTTGGGATCGTTGCTCTGTGCGGTAGCGCCGAATATATTGCTGCTGATCCTGTTTCGGGTAATCCAGGGCATCGGCGGCGGCATGCTGTTGCCGCTCAGTTTTGTCATCCTGACGCGCGAGGCCGGACCCAAGCGGGTCGGCCGCCTGATGGCGGTGGGCGGAATCCCGATTCTCTTCGGCCCCATCGGTGGGCCCATCCTGGGCGGCTGGCTGATCGGCGCCTACGGCTGGAAGTGGATCTTCCTGATCAACCTGCCGATCGGGCTGACGGCCTTCGCGCTCGCGGCGATCATGTTCCCCAAGGATCGCTCGGCCCCATCGGAGGCCCTCGACATCACCGGCGCCCTGCTGCTGTCGCCCGGCGTGGCGATCTTCTTGTGTGGGGTGTGTTCGATCCCGGGCCGGCACACGATCGCCGACCGTTACGTGCTGGGCCCGGCCCTGGTCGGACTGGCCTTGATCGCTGCATTCATCCTGCATGCCTGGTATCGCACCGACCACCCCCTGATCGACCTGCGGCTGTTCCGGAATCCGGTGGTCACCCACGTCAATGTGACGCTGCTGGTGTTCGGGGCCGCCTCGGTCGGCATCGGGCTGCTGGTGCCGAGTTTCTTTCAGATCGCCGGCCACGAGACGCCGATGCAGTCCGGCCTGCACATGCTGCCGATCGGGATCGGCGCGGTCCTGACCATGCCCCTCGGCGGGGCCGTCATGGACAAACGCGGTCCCGGCAACATCGTGCTGATCGGGCTGCCGCTCATGACGGTGGGCCTGGGGGTCTTCACCTACGGAGTCGCCACGCGGGCCGCCTACTCACCGGTCCTGGTGACGGGGCTCGCGATCGTGGGCCTGGGCATCGGGCTGACCACCACACCGCTGTCCGCGGCGGTCATGCAGGCGCTGGCGCCGCATCAGGTCGCTCGCGGAACGACGCTGCTCAGCGTGAACCAACAGGTGGGCGGGTCCATCGGGGCCGCGCTCATGGCGGTGATCCTGACCAATCAGTTCAATCGCAACGAGACCCTGATGGCGGCGAACGAAGTAAGCGGGGTGCGCGCGGGCGCCGGCAAGCGGGGCCTGCCGGCCGATCCGTCAGCCGTCCCGGGGCACCCGTTGACTCCCGATCTGGCCAGCCACGTGTCTCACCACTTGGCGCACGCCTATACGACGGTGTTCGTGATAGCCGCCGTGCTGGTGGCGTTCACCATCATCCCGGCGTCGTTTTTGCCGAAGAAGCCGCCGAGCCTGCCGTCCGGCGAATAG
- a CDS encoding lysophospholipid acyltransferase family protein, with protein MKGNGVDAADNHETAKWDPAFTEQVTKVLGPAIKRYYRAEVRNIDNVPSSGGALVVSNHSGGMLTPDVLIFSPAFYERFGYDRPVYTLGHYGLFIGPLDGWLRRLGVIEASRENAATALHSGAVVLVFPGGDYDSYRPTFNANTIDFNGRTGYVRTAIEAGVPIVPAVSIGAQETQLFLTRGNWLARKLGLTKARMDILPISVGFPFGLSVIFPPNVPLPAKVVTEVLEPIDVSARFGNDPDVDEVDAHVRAVMEAALKRLAGQRRFPILG; from the coding sequence ATGAAGGGCAACGGTGTGGACGCGGCGGACAACCACGAAACCGCCAAGTGGGATCCGGCTTTCACCGAGCAGGTCACGAAAGTGCTCGGACCGGCCATCAAGCGGTACTACCGGGCCGAGGTGCGAAACATCGACAACGTCCCGTCCTCGGGTGGCGCCCTGGTGGTCTCCAACCACTCGGGCGGCATGCTGACCCCGGACGTGCTGATCTTCTCCCCGGCCTTCTACGAGAGGTTCGGTTACGACCGCCCGGTCTACACCCTGGGCCATTACGGGCTGTTCATCGGGCCGCTGGACGGCTGGCTGCGCCGCCTCGGGGTCATCGAGGCCAGCCGCGAAAACGCCGCCACCGCCCTGCATTCCGGCGCGGTGGTGTTGGTGTTCCCCGGTGGTGACTACGACTCCTACCGGCCGACGTTCAACGCGAACACCATCGACTTCAACGGCCGCACCGGCTACGTCCGGACCGCCATCGAAGCCGGGGTGCCCATCGTGCCGGCCGTCTCCATCGGCGCCCAGGAGACCCAGTTGTTCCTGACCCGCGGCAACTGGCTGGCCCGCAAGCTGGGGCTGACCAAGGCCCGGATGGACATCCTGCCGATCAGCGTCGGGTTCCCGTTCGGCCTGAGCGTGATCTTCCCGCCCAACGTGCCGCTGCCCGCAAAGGTGGTCACCGAGGTTCTCGAGCCGATCGACGTCAGCGCCCGGTTCGGCAATGACCCCGACGTCGACGAGGTCGACGCCCACGTACGCGCCGTCATGGAGGCCGCGCTCAAGCGGCTGGCCGGGCAGCGCCGGTTCCCGATCCTGGGCTGA
- a CDS encoding DUF2334 domain-containing protein produces MSGKLIVSVSGIGERTLPDVEAFCAHMDARNVPVSLLVAPRLSGDYRLDHDPQTVDWLTTRRAGGDAIVLHGYDDAATKKRRGEFAILRAHEANLRLMAADRVLEHLGLRTRLFAAPGWVVSPGVVKALPDNGFRLLADLHGITDLVRHSTVRARVLGIGEGFLTEPWWCRMVVLSAERIARRGGVVRVAVAARHLRKPGPLQAMVDAVDLALMHDCAPTVYRWDRAKAVLDAA; encoded by the coding sequence GTGTCTGGAAAATTGATCGTCTCGGTCTCGGGGATTGGGGAACGCACCCTGCCCGACGTCGAGGCGTTCTGCGCGCACATGGATGCCCGCAACGTACCGGTGTCGTTGCTCGTGGCTCCCCGCCTGTCCGGTGACTACCGGCTCGACCACGACCCGCAAACCGTCGACTGGCTGACCACCCGTCGCGCCGGCGGCGACGCCATCGTGCTGCACGGCTACGACGACGCGGCCACCAAGAAGCGCCGTGGCGAATTCGCGATCCTGCGGGCACACGAGGCCAATTTGCGATTGATGGCCGCCGACCGGGTGCTCGAGCACCTCGGGCTGCGTACCCGGCTGTTCGCCGCGCCCGGCTGGGTGGTGTCACCCGGCGTTGTCAAAGCATTGCCGGACAACGGATTCCGCCTGCTCGCCGACCTGCACGGGATCACCGACCTGGTGCGCCACAGCACCGTCCGCGCACGCGTCCTCGGCATCGGCGAAGGCTTCCTCACCGAGCCGTGGTGGTGCCGGATGGTGGTGCTGTCCGCCGAGCGGATCGCCCGTCGCGGCGGTGTCGTGCGGGTCGCGGTCGCGGCGCGCCACCTCCGGAAACCCGGGCCGCTGCAGGCCATGGTGGACGCGGTTGACCTTGCATTGATGCACGACTGCGCGCCCACCGTGTATCGCTGGGACCGCGCTAAGGCAGTGCTCGACGCCGCCTGA
- the purQ gene encoding phosphoribosylformylglycinamidine synthase subunit PurQ produces MTARIGIITFPGTLDDVDAARAARRVGAEAVNLWHADADLKSVDAVVVPGGFSYGDYLRAGAIARFAPVMTEVVHAARRGMPVLGICNGFQVLCEAGLLPGALTRNVGLHFICRDVWLRVASTSTAWTSRFEPDADLLVPLKSGEGRYVAPAGVIEELEGEGRVVFRYHENANGSLHDIAGVSSANGRVVGLMPHPEHAIEALTGPSDDGLGLFYSVLDGVLAG; encoded by the coding sequence GTGACGGCGCGCATCGGGATCATCACGTTTCCCGGCACGCTCGACGACGTCGACGCCGCCCGCGCGGCGCGCCGCGTCGGGGCCGAGGCGGTCAACCTGTGGCATGCCGACGCCGACCTCAAGAGTGTCGACGCCGTGGTGGTGCCCGGCGGCTTCTCCTACGGTGATTACCTGCGCGCCGGGGCGATCGCCAGGTTCGCCCCGGTGATGACCGAGGTGGTGCACGCCGCGCGGCGCGGCATGCCAGTGTTGGGTATCTGCAACGGTTTTCAGGTGCTCTGCGAGGCCGGGCTGCTGCCCGGCGCGCTGACTCGCAACGTGGGTCTGCACTTCATCTGTCGCGACGTGTGGCTGCGGGTGGCCTCGACCTCGACGGCGTGGACGTCGCGTTTCGAGCCCGACGCCGACCTGCTGGTCCCGCTGAAGTCCGGCGAGGGACGCTACGTGGCGCCCGCCGGCGTGATCGAGGAGCTCGAGGGTGAGGGGCGGGTGGTGTTCCGGTACCACGAGAACGCCAACGGCTCGCTGCACGACATCGCCGGGGTCAGCTCCGCCAACGGCCGCGTGGTGGGCCTGATGCCGCATCCCGAGCACGCCATCGAAGCGCTGACCGGGCCCTCCGATGACGGCCTGGGGCTGTTCTATTCGGTGCTGGACGGGGTGCTCGCGGGCTGA
- a CDS encoding DHA2 family efflux MFS transporter permease subunit, which produces MLSNAMDEASYAAAKTPLPHARPGQPAVEEREYPDKLDAPLLRISGVCILATVMAILDVTVVSVAQRTFIDQFASSQAVVAWTMTGYTLALATVIPITGWAADRFGTKRLFMGSVVAFMLGSLLCAIASNIVQLIGFRVVQGIGGGMLLPLGFMILTREAGPRRLGRLMSILSIPMLLAPIGGPILGGWLIDASSWRWIFLINVPIGFLTIALAAIVFTRDHPARSETFDAVGVLLLSPGLATFLFAVSSIPGRGTVADRHVVLPAVIGLALIAGFVAHAWHRADHPLIDLRLFRNPVLTHANVTMLVFAGAFFGAGLLLPSYFQQVLHQTPMQAGVHMIPQGLGAMLTMRLTGPLVDRQGPGKIVLVGIALITAGLSAFAFGVATQANYLPTLLVGLAIMGLGMGCTMMPLSVASVQALAPHQIARGTTLMSVSHQVGGSMGTALMSMILTNQFNRSPNIGAANKLAALHQKAAIDGVPVNPSAIPLQSLAPGYSSNLVHDLSHAYAAVFVIAVVLVVCTVIPASFLPKRPASETAGE; this is translated from the coding sequence ATGCTAAGCAACGCCATGGATGAGGCCTCGTACGCAGCGGCCAAAACGCCGCTGCCCCACGCCCGCCCCGGGCAGCCGGCCGTCGAAGAACGGGAATATCCCGACAAACTCGATGCCCCGCTGTTGCGGATCTCCGGCGTGTGCATCTTGGCCACGGTGATGGCGATCCTGGATGTCACGGTGGTCAGCGTCGCGCAACGCACCTTCATCGATCAGTTCGCGTCCTCGCAGGCTGTCGTGGCCTGGACGATGACCGGCTACACGCTCGCCCTGGCGACCGTGATCCCGATAACCGGGTGGGCGGCCGACCGGTTCGGCACCAAACGGCTCTTCATGGGTTCGGTGGTGGCGTTCATGCTTGGCTCGCTGCTGTGCGCGATCGCATCAAACATCGTGCAGCTCATCGGTTTTCGCGTGGTACAGGGAATCGGTGGCGGCATGCTGCTGCCATTGGGATTCATGATCCTGACCCGCGAAGCGGGCCCGAGACGGCTCGGGCGCCTGATGTCGATCCTGAGCATACCGATGCTGCTCGCCCCGATCGGCGGGCCGATCCTGGGCGGCTGGCTGATCGACGCCTCGAGCTGGCGGTGGATCTTTCTGATCAACGTGCCGATCGGATTTCTGACCATCGCGCTGGCCGCCATCGTGTTCACCCGGGATCACCCGGCCCGGTCGGAAACCTTCGACGCCGTCGGCGTGCTGCTGCTCTCGCCGGGCCTGGCAACGTTCCTGTTCGCGGTGTCGTCCATCCCGGGCCGCGGCACCGTCGCCGACCGCCACGTGGTGCTACCGGCGGTGATCGGGCTGGCGTTGATCGCGGGCTTCGTCGCGCACGCATGGCACCGGGCCGATCACCCCCTGATCGACCTGCGCCTGTTCCGCAATCCCGTGCTCACCCACGCCAACGTGACGATGCTCGTCTTCGCCGGCGCATTTTTCGGCGCCGGCCTGCTGCTCCCGAGCTACTTCCAGCAGGTGCTGCACCAAACGCCGATGCAGGCGGGCGTGCACATGATCCCTCAGGGACTGGGCGCCATGCTGACCATGCGGCTGACCGGACCGCTGGTAGATAGGCAGGGCCCGGGCAAGATCGTGCTGGTCGGGATCGCGCTGATCACCGCCGGCCTGAGCGCCTTCGCCTTCGGGGTGGCCACCCAGGCCAACTACCTGCCCACGCTGCTGGTCGGGCTGGCGATCATGGGCCTGGGCATGGGCTGCACCATGATGCCGCTGTCGGTCGCATCGGTGCAGGCGCTGGCGCCCCATCAGATCGCCCGGGGAACGACCCTGATGAGCGTCAGCCACCAGGTGGGCGGCTCGATGGGAACCGCGCTGATGTCGATGATTCTGACCAACCAGTTCAACCGGAGCCCGAACATCGGTGCAGCAAACAAGCTCGCCGCCCTGCATCAGAAGGCGGCGATCGACGGCGTGCCGGTGAACCCGTCCGCGATCCCCCTGCAGTCACTTGCTCCCGGATATTCCAGCAATCTGGTGCACGATCTTTCCCACGCCTATGCCGCGGTCTTCGTGATTGCCGTCGTGCTGGTGGTGTGCACCGTGATTCCGGCGTCGTTTCTGCCGAAAAGGCCGGCAAGCGAAACGGCCGGCGAATAA
- a CDS encoding FAD-binding dehydrogenase: MSDSSVAGFDTDAIVVGAGLAGLVAACELVDRGLRVLVVDQENSANLGGQAFWSFGGLFFVDSPEQRRLGIRDSHELALQDWLGTAAFDRPEDYWPRQWAHAYVDFAAGEKRSWLRSRGLKLFPLVGWAERGGYDALGHGNSVPRFHITWGTGPALVEIFARQLRDRSTVRFAHRHQVDELIVEGEAVTGVRGTVLEHSATARGVASSRKSIGQFEFRASAVIVTSGGIGANHELVRKNWPKRMGRVPEQLLSGVPAHVDGRMIAISQQAGARVINPDRMWHYTEGITNYDPIWPLHGIRIIPGPSSLWLDAGGKRLPVPLYPGFDTLGTLEYITKSGSDYTWFVLNAKIIEKEFALSGQEQNPDLTGQSVRELLRNRARSGPPAPVQAFVDRGVDFVSANSLRDLVTAMNKLPDVQPLDYATVEAEVTARDREVANKFSKDGQITAIHAARNYLGDRLGRVVAPHRLTDPKAGPMIAVKLHILTRKTLGGIETDLASRVLKADGTALTGLYAAGEVAGFGGGGVHGYRALEGTFLGGCIFSGRAAGRGAADDIT; the protein is encoded by the coding sequence ATGAGCGATTCTTCGGTTGCGGGGTTCGACACTGATGCCATCGTCGTCGGAGCGGGGCTGGCCGGCCTGGTGGCCGCCTGCGAACTGGTGGATCGCGGCTTGCGGGTGCTCGTCGTCGACCAGGAGAACAGCGCCAATCTGGGCGGGCAGGCCTTCTGGTCCTTCGGTGGTCTGTTCTTCGTCGACAGCCCCGAGCAGCGCCGGCTGGGTATCCGCGACAGCCACGAGCTGGCATTGCAGGACTGGCTCGGTACGGCGGCGTTCGACCGCCCCGAGGACTACTGGCCACGCCAATGGGCGCACGCCTACGTGGATTTCGCGGCGGGGGAGAAACGCAGCTGGCTGCGTTCACGGGGGCTCAAGCTTTTCCCGCTGGTGGGCTGGGCCGAGCGCGGCGGGTACGACGCACTGGGACATGGCAATTCGGTTCCCCGCTTCCACATCACCTGGGGCACCGGGCCGGCGCTGGTGGAGATATTCGCCCGTCAGCTGCGGGACCGCTCGACGGTGCGCTTTGCCCATCGCCATCAGGTCGACGAGTTGATCGTCGAGGGCGAGGCCGTGACCGGTGTCCGCGGCACGGTGCTGGAGCACTCGGCCACGGCGCGGGGAGTCGCGTCTTCGCGAAAATCGATAGGGCAGTTCGAATTTCGTGCCAGTGCGGTGATCGTGACGAGCGGTGGCATCGGCGCCAACCACGAGCTGGTACGCAAGAATTGGCCGAAGCGCATGGGTCGCGTCCCCGAGCAACTGCTGAGCGGGGTGCCGGCCCATGTCGACGGCCGGATGATCGCCATCTCGCAGCAGGCGGGCGCGCGGGTGATCAACCCCGACCGGATGTGGCACTACACCGAGGGCATCACCAACTACGACCCGATCTGGCCGCTGCACGGGATCCGCATCATTCCGGGCCCGTCTTCGCTGTGGCTGGATGCGGGCGGCAAGCGCTTGCCGGTACCGCTCTATCCCGGTTTCGACACACTGGGCACCTTGGAATACATCACCAAATCGGGATCCGACTACACCTGGTTTGTGTTGAACGCCAAGATCATTGAGAAGGAATTCGCGCTCTCCGGGCAGGAGCAGAATCCCGACCTGACCGGACAGAGCGTTCGCGAGCTGCTGCGCAACCGGGCGCGTTCCGGGCCGCCGGCGCCGGTGCAGGCGTTCGTCGACCGAGGCGTGGACTTCGTCAGCGCAAACTCGTTGCGCGACTTGGTGACCGCGATGAACAAGCTGCCCGACGTGCAGCCGCTGGACTACGCCACGGTGGAGGCCGAGGTCACCGCCCGGGATCGGGAGGTCGCCAACAAGTTCAGCAAGGACGGTCAGATCACCGCGATCCACGCCGCCCGCAATTATCTGGGCGACCGGCTCGGCCGGGTGGTGGCGCCGCACCGGCTGACCGATCCGAAGGCGGGACCGATGATCGCGGTCAAGCTGCACATCCTGACCAGAAAAACATTGGGCGGCATCGAAACCGACCTTGCCTCCCGGGTGCTGAAGGCGGACGGCACGGCGCTCACCGGTCTGTACGCCGCGGGCGAGGTCGCCGGGTTCGGTGGCGGCGGCGTGCACGGCTACCGCGCCCTGGAGGGCACGTTTTTGGGCGGCTGCATCTTCTCGGGCCGCGCCGCCGGCCGCGGCGCCGCCGACGACATCACCTAG
- a CDS encoding ATPase, giving the protein MAEMRQLHIYDCALMDKLPMRVIVATFLVAGSFAVALIVVIPAHGDPETCPGVCDRIPNTAWIDQHAVPLDTVYHWPALAAQAVQTTGSAPGPHFRFEELCAAPALPQDPRDSAVAARSTVQHPDGQWQLQAQVLHWRGDTAHGGAIAATAFGNAVAALRACQQRAPQESPSLTSDEANRMAAVISGPVVMHTYLFAHPASSTISEVTLWSTAPPQVAWPAMADDPVLNAMSAPLCEAYIASCP; this is encoded by the coding sequence ATGGCCGAAATGCGTCAGTTGCATATCTACGATTGTGCCTTGATGGACAAGCTGCCGATGCGCGTGATCGTGGCCACGTTCCTGGTCGCCGGCAGTTTCGCAGTTGCTCTGATCGTCGTCATTCCTGCGCACGGGGACCCGGAGACTTGCCCTGGGGTGTGTGACCGCATCCCGAATACCGCGTGGATCGATCAGCATGCCGTGCCGCTGGACACGGTGTATCACTGGCCCGCGCTCGCCGCCCAGGCCGTGCAGACGACCGGTTCGGCGCCCGGGCCGCACTTCCGGTTCGAGGAGCTGTGCGCCGCGCCGGCGCTACCCCAGGACCCTCGCGACTCGGCGGTCGCGGCTCGCTCGACGGTTCAGCATCCGGACGGGCAATGGCAGCTGCAGGCCCAGGTCCTGCACTGGCGCGGGGATACGGCCCACGGCGGCGCGATCGCGGCCACCGCGTTCGGCAACGCCGTCGCCGCGTTGCGGGCCTGCCAGCAGCGCGCACCGCAGGAATCACCGTCGCTGACCAGCGACGAAGCGAATCGGATGGCCGCCGTGATCAGCGGCCCGGTGGTGATGCACACCTACCTGTTCGCCCACCCGGCCAGCAGCACGATCAGCGAGGTCACGCTGTGGTCGACGGCGCCGCCGCAGGTGGCGTGGCCGGCGATGGCGGACGATCCCGTGCTCAACGCCATGAGCGCACCCCTGTGCGAGGCCTACATTGCGTCGTGCCCGTAA
- a CDS encoding WS/DGAT/MGAT family O-acyltransferase produces the protein MKRLNGMDAMLLYSETPNLHTHTLKVAVIDPADYDGDFGFEVFRHHVRRRLHLLEPLRYKLVDIPWHLHHPMWQEDCDVDLDYHLRRVRVPAPGGRRELDQVIGEVASTPLDRTRPLWEFHFAEGLAGGRFALIGKLHHALADGVASANLLARAMDLRDGRTDERDNDEAGVTTSNADLLRAAARDHVRQIGELPGLLKDAAVGMMRVRRRSRERGDHPDLADPFDAPPTFLNHVVSPRRWFASASLSLPEVKATAKALGITVNDVVLAMAAGGLRTLLLAYDGAAERPIIASVPTATDKSDRITGNEISGLMISLPVHVDDPTERARLVALATKIAKEDHEVLGPELYGKMMAYLPTAFAPAAFRWLGLRDAPNKLMNVAVSSVMGPRERGHFGGAAVSEIYSTGVLSPGAPVNITVWSYVDRLGVAVLTDDRTFKDPHEATDAISASFAELRDAAGVSTQPASTPSSTE, from the coding sequence GTGAAACGACTCAACGGCATGGACGCGATGCTGCTCTACAGCGAGACGCCCAACCTGCACACGCACACGCTGAAGGTGGCCGTCATCGACCCCGCCGACTACGACGGCGACTTCGGCTTCGAGGTGTTTCGCCACCATGTGCGCCGCCGGCTCCATCTTCTGGAACCGTTGCGCTACAAGCTCGTCGACATCCCCTGGCATTTGCATCACCCGATGTGGCAGGAGGACTGCGACGTCGATCTGGACTACCATCTGCGGCGCGTGCGGGTGCCCGCACCGGGCGGGCGGCGCGAGCTCGATCAGGTGATCGGCGAGGTGGCGTCCACGCCCCTGGACCGCACTCGCCCGCTGTGGGAGTTTCATTTCGCCGAGGGACTGGCCGGCGGCCGATTCGCCCTGATCGGCAAACTCCACCACGCGCTGGCCGACGGTGTCGCCTCAGCCAACCTGCTGGCCCGCGCGATGGACCTGCGCGATGGGCGCACCGACGAGCGTGACAACGACGAAGCCGGTGTCACCACGTCCAATGCCGACCTGCTGCGGGCGGCGGCGCGCGACCATGTCCGGCAGATCGGCGAACTGCCCGGACTGCTCAAGGACGCGGCCGTCGGGATGATGCGAGTGCGCCGCCGGTCCCGAGAGCGCGGGGATCACCCCGACCTAGCCGATCCGTTTGATGCGCCGCCGACCTTCCTCAACCATGTCGTCTCCCCGCGGCGCTGGTTCGCCAGTGCGTCGTTGTCACTACCGGAGGTCAAGGCGACGGCAAAAGCGTTGGGTATCACGGTCAACGACGTGGTGCTGGCGATGGCGGCCGGTGGGTTGCGGACACTCCTCCTGGCTTATGACGGCGCGGCCGAACGCCCGATCATCGCCTCGGTGCCGACGGCCACCGACAAGTCGGACCGGATCACCGGCAATGAGATCAGCGGTCTGATGATCTCGCTGCCGGTCCATGTCGACGACCCCACGGAACGGGCCCGGCTGGTCGCCCTGGCCACCAAGATCGCCAAGGAAGACCACGAAGTCCTCGGCCCGGAGCTGTACGGGAAAATGATGGCCTATCTTCCGACCGCGTTCGCTCCCGCCGCATTTCGGTGGCTGGGCCTGCGCGACGCGCCGAACAAGCTGATGAACGTCGCGGTGTCCAGCGTGATGGGGCCGCGCGAGCGGGGCCACTTCGGCGGCGCGGCCGTCAGCGAGATCTATTCCACCGGCGTGCTTTCCCCCGGCGCCCCGGTCAACATCACCGTGTGGAGTTATGTGGACCGGCTCGGCGTCGCGGTGCTCACCGACGACCGGACCTTCAAGGATCCGCACGAGGCAACGGATGCCATCAGCGCATCCTTCGCCGAATTACGCGATGCCGCAGGCGTTTCCACTCAGCCCGCGAGCACCCCGTCCAGCACCGAATAG
- the purS gene encoding phosphoribosylformylglycinamidine synthase subunit PurS produces MARVIVSVMPKAEILDPQGQAIVGALGRLGHLGISEVRQGKRFELEVDDSVDDSVLAEIAESLLANTVIEDWTISRETQ; encoded by the coding sequence GTGGCCCGGGTGATCGTGAGCGTGATGCCCAAAGCGGAGATTCTCGACCCGCAGGGTCAGGCGATCGTGGGCGCGCTGGGTCGCCTCGGACATCTGGGAATCTCGGAAGTGCGGCAGGGCAAGCGATTTGAGCTCGAAGTGGACGACAGCGTCGATGACTCGGTGCTCGCCGAGATAGCGGAATCGCTGCTGGCGAACACCGTTATCGAAGACTGGACGATCAGCCGGGAGACGCAGTGA